A stretch of DNA from Candidatus Neomarinimicrobiota bacterium:
GGAAAGCTCATTCCACGGCAGGAGATATCCGCTGAATCCAAATCCCATGACCAACAGAAGAAGGATAACACCTGAAATCCACGTCATTTCCCTCGGTTTCCGGTACGCTCTTAGAAAAAATACACTGAACATGTGAATGAAGACCGCCAGAACCATCAAGTTGCCCGCCCAGGAATGGACCGATCGAACGAGCCATCCGAACTTGACCTGCGACATGATAAAGCGAATACTTTCATAGGCCGAATCGGCGCTCGCCTTGTAATAGAACAAGAGAAGGATTCCGGAGATCACCTGAACTACGAAGAGGAAGAGGGCAACCCCACCGAAATAGTACCAGAACCATCCCTTCCCGTGGGGAACCTTTTTCTTCTTCAGGAAGTCGATCAGGAGTCCGGTTTCAAACCGTTGATCAATCCAGTCTCTAAGTCGTTTCCACACAGGGAGTCCTCACGCTCGTTTTGTAACCCAGACTTCCTCCCCCTCCAGTTTCACGTCGTACTCTTCGAGGGGTCTTGGCGGGGGTCCCGCCACGTTCCGGCCCGTCAGGTCGAACCTGCCGTTGTGGCAGGCACACCAGATCTGATTCAAATCTCCCCGGTACTGGACAATACAGCTGAGGTGCGTACAAGTTGCCGAGAACGCTTTGAATTGTCCATTCTCAAGCCTGATAAG
This window harbors:
- a CDS encoding Rieske (2Fe-2S) protein; protein product: MAYPIVRYLIPPPIPEANISSIRVGSVGDFSPETGIIFQFGRIPGILIRLENGQFKAFSATCTHLSCIVQYRGDLNQIWCACHNGRFDLTGRNVAGPPPRPLEEYDVKLEGEEVWVTKRA